In one window of Thermodesulforhabdaceae bacterium DNA:
- a CDS encoding glutamate-5-semialdehyde dehydrogenase, with translation MSWQDTLKNIGKMAKLASYKMAKATTAQKNEALSLMAQAIREKRDVIVEANRMDIENAKNMGLSGAKLDRLTLSDKVINEMIAGIEEVIKLPDPVGEITKMWIRPNGLKVGRMRIPLGVIAIIYESRPNVTIDASILCIKAGNAVILRGGSEAFNSNKALCDIIRESLEKANIPADAVQVVPTTDRAAVLDLLKMEDEVDVVIPRGGEELIRFVAEHARMPVLKHYKGVCHVYVDNEADFEKAEKICFNAKVQRPGVCNAMETLLVHKDIADKFLPKMADVFRKAGVELRGCERTRKIIDCIPATEEDWYAEYLDLILAVKIVDSMDEAIDHIHHYGSSHTEAIVTENYTKSWRFLEEVQSSLVLVNASTRLNDGYQLGLGAEIGISTSKIHAFGPMGLEELTTTKFIAIGNGQLRS, from the coding sequence ATGAGTTGGCAGGACACGCTTAAAAACATTGGGAAAATGGCTAAGTTGGCGTCTTATAAAATGGCTAAAGCCACAACTGCTCAGAAAAACGAAGCTCTTAGCTTGATGGCTCAGGCTATTAGAGAAAAACGGGACGTCATTGTTGAAGCTAACCGTATGGACATTGAAAATGCTAAAAATATGGGTCTTTCAGGTGCCAAGCTGGACAGGCTTACTCTCTCCGATAAGGTTATAAACGAAATGATAGCCGGGATCGAAGAAGTGATCAAGCTCCCTGATCCTGTTGGAGAAATTACCAAAATGTGGATTCGCCCTAATGGGCTTAAGGTCGGTAGAATGAGGATTCCACTTGGGGTTATAGCTATTATCTACGAATCTCGCCCAAACGTTACCATAGATGCTTCTATTTTGTGTATCAAAGCTGGTAATGCGGTGATACTAAGAGGTGGTTCGGAAGCTTTCAATTCTAATAAAGCTCTTTGCGACATTATTCGTGAAAGCCTTGAAAAGGCTAATATTCCTGCAGATGCCGTCCAGGTTGTTCCCACCACAGACCGTGCGGCAGTTTTAGATCTTCTAAAGATGGAAGATGAAGTTGATGTAGTTATTCCAAGAGGTGGAGAAGAATTAATTCGCTTTGTAGCGGAACATGCTCGAATGCCGGTTTTGAAACATTACAAAGGAGTTTGCCACGTTTATGTAGATAATGAAGCGGATTTCGAAAAAGCCGAAAAGATTTGTTTCAACGCAAAGGTTCAACGTCCGGGCGTGTGTAACGCTATGGAAACCTTGCTGGTTCACAAGGACATAGCGGATAAGTTTCTTCCTAAAATGGCTGATGTTTTCAGGAAAGCTGGAGTTGAATTGAGAGGGTGTGAGCGGACTAGAAAGATCATAGACTGCATTCCAGCAACAGAAGAAGACTGGTATGCTGAATATCTTGATTTGATTCTTGCCGTAAAGATTGTGGATTCAATGGATGAAGCGATTGATCATATTCATCACTATGGATCCAGCCACACTGAAGCAATTGTCACGGAAAATTATACCAAGAGCTGGCGTTTCCTCGAGGAAGTTCAGTCGTCTCTTGTGCTGGTTAACGCTTCCACTCGGCTAAATGATGGTTATCAGCTTGGTCTCGGGGCAGAAATCGGAATCTCTACTTCTAAAATTCATGCTTTCGGTCCTATGGGCCTTGAGGAGCTAACCACTACAAAATTCATAGCCATAGGAAACGGGCAACTAAGGAGTTAA